In Streptococcus respiraculi, one DNA window encodes the following:
- a CDS encoding CPBP family intramembrane glutamic endopeptidase, producing MEKKRMFAAVKTLPDKRLNWFYAFCLPFIVQFVLLVGFIVAGFLMDVLLAFLPTDAIQMLFYILDPVFLQLLSFAVPFVMVLVWVRFVEKRPIAGLGLYKKGAVKELMKGLGVGILLISAVVLLQWLTGSIELAETYFTGLNVFNFLLIFPFWFLQSATEELSTRGWLFPSVVRKTTLPIGLAVSSLLFSLLHIGNNAISLISLLNIALFGLFACLYVLKTDNIWGVSAIHAAWNCFQGTVYGVNVSGISVSYSLMRFAPTSAPTYLSGGEFGSEGSIIASVILAIGCAYLAWHLYQKRAS from the coding sequence ATGGAAAAAAAGCGGATGTTTGCTGCTGTAAAGACACTGCCTGATAAAAGGTTAAATTGGTTCTATGCCTTTTGCTTGCCCTTTATCGTTCAATTTGTCTTACTCGTCGGATTTATAGTTGCGGGATTTCTTATGGATGTCCTCCTAGCGTTCCTACCAACTGACGCGATTCAAATGCTATTTTATATTCTAGACCCTGTATTCTTACAATTGCTGAGCTTTGCCGTTCCTTTTGTGATGGTATTAGTATGGGTGCGATTTGTAGAAAAAAGACCAATTGCAGGCCTAGGATTGTATAAAAAAGGTGCCGTTAAGGAGTTGATGAAAGGCTTGGGAGTTGGAATTTTACTAATCAGTGCAGTTGTACTATTGCAATGGCTGACAGGGAGTATTGAATTGGCAGAGACCTATTTTACAGGCTTGAATGTCTTCAATTTCCTTCTCATCTTTCCTTTCTGGTTTCTTCAAAGTGCCACAGAAGAATTATCCACTCGTGGTTGGCTTTTCCCAAGCGTCGTACGTAAAACCACGCTTCCAATTGGACTTGCAGTATCTAGTCTACTTTTTTCCCTTCTCCATATTGGGAATAATGCTATCAGCCTGATTTCTTTGCTGAATATTGCCTTGTTTGGCCTCTTTGCCTGTCTCTACGTCTTAAAAACAGACAATATCTGGGGAGTATCGGCTATTCATGCTGCCTGGAATTGCTTCCAAGGGACTGTGTATGGTGTTAACGTCAGCGGAATCAGCGTTTCATATTCCTTGATGAGATTTGCCCCGACCTCAGCTCCAACCTATCTGTCTGGTGGAGAATTTGGCTCTGAGGGCAGTATCATTGCTTCCGTTATATTAGCGATAGGATGTGCTTACCTAGCTTGGCACTTATATCAAAAAAGAGCTTCATAA
- the uvrB gene encoding excinuclease ABC subunit UvrB has protein sequence MIDRRTTNKFKLVSKYQPSGDQPEAIETLVDNIEGGEKAQILLGATGTGKTYTMSQVIARVNKPTLVIAHNKTLAGQLYGEFKEFFPENAVEYFVSYYDYYQPEAYVPSSDTYIEKDSSVNDEIDKLRHSATSALLERNDVIVVASVSCIYGLGSPKEYADSVVSLRPGLEISRDKLLNDLVDIQFERNDIDFQRGRFRVRGDVVEIFPASRDEHAFRVEFFGDEIDRIREIEALTGQVLGEVDHLAIFPATHFVTSDDYMETAISKIQAELADQLEVFEKEGKLLEAQRLKQRTEYDIEMLREMGYTNGVENYSRHMDGRSEGEPPYTLLDFFPDDFLIMIDESHMTMGQIKGMYNGDRSRKEMLVNYGFRLPSALDNRPLRREEFESHVHQIVYVSATPGDYENEQTDTIVEQIIRPTGLLDPEVEVRPTMGQMDDLLGEINNRVEKGERTFITTLTKKMAEDLTDYLKEMGVKVKYMHSDIKTLERTEIIRDLRLGVFDVLIGINLLREGIDVPEVSLVAILDADKEGFLRNERGLIQTIGRAARNSEGHVIMYADKITDSMQRAMDETSRRRQIQMEHNEKHGIIPQTIKKEIRDLISVTKAVLPDKEETLGIESLNKQERKDMIKKLEGQMQEAAGLLDFELAAQIRDMILEIKALD, from the coding sequence ATGATTGATAGAAGAACAACAAACAAATTTAAGCTAGTGTCCAAATACCAGCCGTCGGGAGATCAGCCAGAGGCGATTGAGACCCTAGTTGATAATATTGAGGGGGGCGAGAAAGCCCAGATTTTGCTGGGGGCAACAGGAACAGGAAAGACCTATACCATGAGCCAAGTGATTGCTCGGGTCAATAAACCCACCCTTGTTATTGCCCATAACAAGACGCTAGCAGGGCAGCTTTACGGCGAGTTCAAGGAATTTTTCCCTGAAAATGCGGTCGAGTATTTCGTGTCTTACTATGACTACTACCAGCCAGAAGCCTATGTGCCCTCAAGCGATACCTATATCGAAAAGGATAGTTCGGTCAATGATGAAATTGATAAACTTCGCCATTCGGCAACATCAGCCCTTTTAGAGCGCAACGATGTGATTGTTGTAGCCTCTGTCTCGTGTATCTATGGTTTAGGTTCGCCAAAAGAATACGCGGATAGCGTGGTCAGTCTGCGTCCCGGACTTGAAATCTCACGAGATAAACTCCTCAATGATTTAGTCGATATTCAGTTTGAACGCAACGATATTGATTTTCAACGCGGGCGCTTTCGTGTTCGTGGTGATGTGGTAGAAATTTTCCCAGCCAGTCGTGATGAGCATGCCTTTCGGGTGGAATTTTTCGGAGATGAGATCGATAGGATTCGTGAAATCGAGGCTCTGACAGGTCAGGTCTTGGGAGAAGTGGACCACTTGGCGATTTTCCCTGCTACGCACTTTGTGACTAGTGATGATTACATGGAAACAGCCATCAGCAAGATTCAAGCAGAACTTGCTGACCAGCTGGAAGTCTTTGAAAAAGAAGGTAAACTCCTTGAAGCTCAACGCCTCAAACAGCGGACAGAGTATGATATTGAGATGCTACGAGAAATGGGCTACACCAACGGGGTCGAAAATTACTCCCGCCACATGGACGGTCGTAGCGAAGGCGAGCCTCCCTACACTCTGCTTGATTTCTTCCCAGATGATTTTCTGATTATGATTGACGAAAGCCACATGACCATGGGGCAAATCAAGGGCATGTACAACGGAGACCGTTCACGTAAGGAAATGCTGGTTAACTATGGTTTCCGCTTGCCGAGTGCGCTTGATAACCGTCCGCTTCGCCGTGAGGAATTTGAAAGCCATGTACATCAAATTGTCTACGTGTCTGCGACACCAGGTGATTATGAAAATGAACAGACGGATACCATTGTCGAGCAAATCATTCGTCCGACAGGTCTCCTAGACCCTGAAGTCGAAGTCCGCCCAACCATGGGACAAATGGATGATTTACTTGGCGAGATTAACAATCGGGTGGAAAAAGGTGAACGGACCTTCATAACTACATTGACCAAGAAAATGGCAGAAGACTTGACCGACTACCTTAAAGAAATGGGCGTTAAGGTCAAATACATGCATAGCGATATCAAGACTTTGGAGCGGACAGAGATTATTCGGGATTTACGCTTGGGAGTTTTTGATGTCCTCATTGGAATCAACCTCTTGCGCGAGGGAATCGACGTCCCAGAGGTGAGTTTGGTTGCCATTCTTGACGCGGATAAGGAAGGCTTTTTGCGGAACGAACGCGGTCTTATTCAGACCATTGGACGGGCGGCCCGCAATAGTGAAGGACATGTCATTATGTATGCCGATAAGATTACAGACTCCATGCAGCGCGCCATGGACGAGACGTCCCGCCGTCGCCAGATTCAGATGGAACACAACGAAAAACACGGCATTATCCCGCAGACTATTAAAAAAGAAATCCGCGATTTGATTAGCGTGACCAAGGCAGTTCTTCCAGATAAGGAAGAAACGCTCGGTATTGAAAGTCTCAACAAGCAAGAGCGTAAAGACATGATTAAGAAATTAGAAGGTCAAATGCAGGAAGCGGCAGGTCTCCTGGACTTCGAACTCGCAGCACAAATCCGCGATATGATTCTGGAAATCAAAGCGTTGGATTAG
- the hemW gene encoding radical SAM family heme chaperone HemW encodes MTKRPTSAYVHIPFCTQICYYCDFSKVFIKNQPVDEYLAALMEEIRFYDIPPLKTLYIGGGTPSALSAEQLDYLLTNLENLLDLSQVEEFTIEANPGDLTADKIAVLRKSKCNRVSLGVQTFDDRMLKKIGRSHNQSQIYETISALKAAGFHNISIDLIYALPGQTMEQVKDNVTRALSLDIPHMSLYSLILENHTVFMNRQRRGNLHLPNEDVESDMFEYILQELEKNGFEHYEISNFTKPGFESRHNLMYWDNAEYFGLGAGASGYLAGMRYRNRGPIQHYLKSIREKGHARLHEERLSQAEQMEEEMFLGLRKKTGVSIARFEEKFATSFKERYGQVVADLKNEGLLQEENGFIRMTKKGLFLGDTVAERFIIGEE; translated from the coding sequence ATGACAAAAAGACCGACTTCAGCTTATGTGCATATTCCCTTTTGTACTCAGATTTGTTACTATTGTGATTTTTCAAAGGTATTTATCAAAAATCAGCCTGTTGATGAGTACTTAGCAGCTCTTATGGAGGAGATACGGTTCTATGACATACCTCCTTTAAAAACCCTCTATATTGGCGGTGGGACACCGTCTGCCTTGTCTGCTGAGCAATTGGACTATTTACTGACCAATTTGGAGAACTTACTCGACTTATCACAAGTAGAAGAATTTACCATTGAGGCCAATCCTGGGGATTTGACAGCAGATAAGATTGCTGTTTTACGAAAATCCAAGTGCAACCGGGTTTCACTGGGTGTACAGACTTTTGATGACCGCATGCTCAAGAAAATCGGGCGTTCCCACAATCAATCCCAGATTTATGAGACGATTAGCGCCTTAAAAGCTGCAGGTTTCCACAATATCTCGATTGATTTAATCTATGCCCTACCTGGGCAGACCATGGAGCAGGTCAAAGATAATGTAACACGGGCTCTTTCGCTGGATATTCCCCACATGAGCCTCTATAGTTTGATTTTGGAGAATCATACGGTCTTTATGAATCGCCAGCGCAGGGGAAATCTGCACCTACCCAATGAAGATGTCGAGTCAGATATGTTCGAGTACATCTTGCAGGAATTGGAAAAAAATGGCTTTGAACATTATGAGATTTCCAATTTCACAAAGCCAGGTTTTGAAAGTAGGCATAATCTCATGTATTGGGATAATGCAGAATACTTTGGTCTGGGAGCGGGGGCTTCTGGTTATCTGGCTGGTATGCGCTATCGCAATCGAGGCCCTATTCAGCATTATCTGAAGTCCATTCGAGAAAAGGGGCATGCGAGGCTTCACGAAGAGCGACTATCGCAGGCAGAGCAAATGGAAGAAGAAATGTTTTTGGGATTGCGGAAGAAAACAGGCGTTTCGATTGCTCGTTTTGAGGAAAAATTTGCAACATCCTTTAAAGAACGCTATGGTCAGGTGGTTGCAGACTTGAAGAACGAAGGTCTCCTTCAGGAAGAAAATGGCTTTATCCGAATGACTAAAAAAGGGCTTTTTCTCGGAGATACAGTTGCAGAACGATTTATAATAGGAGAGGAATAA
- a CDS encoding acyl-ACP thioesterase domain-containing protein, which produces MGLRYQETLTLPFDMVDVKQELKIPGFLAYCLALSGRQSELLGRGDKEIFEQYGLVWVVTDYEVDITRLPRYQETITIETEAISYNKFFCYRTFHIYDEAGGLLIKILAYFVLIDFETRKVSPVPEELIAPYQSERVKKVARAPKYGTLAEAVEQEREVRYFDIDLNGHVNNSKYLEWMYESLAHEFLITHRPTYFQLKYIKEVAPEALVTTKVVQEEGCTQHEIWSKGQLNAQGMIKWRSQDDSKQ; this is translated from the coding sequence ATGGGACTACGTTATCAGGAAACACTCACTCTGCCCTTTGACATGGTAGATGTCAAGCAAGAATTAAAAATTCCAGGATTTTTAGCGTATTGTTTAGCCTTGTCTGGTCGCCAATCAGAGCTTCTAGGGCGTGGAGATAAGGAAATCTTTGAGCAGTATGGCCTTGTCTGGGTAGTGACGGATTATGAAGTGGATATCACTCGCCTGCCACGCTATCAGGAAACGATTACGATTGAGACAGAAGCGATTTCTTACAATAAATTTTTCTGCTATCGGACCTTTCATATCTATGATGAAGCAGGAGGCTTACTTATCAAGATTTTAGCCTACTTTGTCTTAATTGATTTTGAGACCAGAAAGGTCAGTCCAGTTCCAGAGGAATTGATTGCTCCTTATCAATCTGAAAGGGTCAAAAAAGTAGCGCGCGCTCCTAAATATGGTACGCTAGCAGAAGCTGTTGAACAAGAGAGAGAGGTGCGGTATTTTGATATTGATTTAAATGGTCATGTCAACAACAGCAAGTATCTGGAATGGATGTACGAAAGTTTGGCGCATGAATTTCTCATCACTCACCGACCAACTTATTTCCAACTGAAGTATATCAAGGAAGTAGCGCCAGAGGCCTTAGTGACGACAAAAGTGGTGCAGGAAGAAGGTTGCACGCAACATGAAATCTGGTCTAAAGGCCAGCTAAATGCCCAAGGAATGATTAAATGGAGAAGTCAAGATGACAGCAAACAATAA
- a CDS encoding NUDIX hydrolase N-terminal domain-containing protein, with amino-acid sequence MTANNNWLKWAVRLQALAQTGLAYGKDVYDIERFEEIRQIAAEMLVEPSGLPLEQVEELFCNEIGYQTPKLDTRAAIIQDQKILLVQENDGLWSLPGGWCDVDCSTMENVIKEVREEAGLDVEVVRLVAILDKAKSNPSRSAHHVTKVFYLCRALGGEFQANSETVASAYFALEDLPDLSVGKNTAEQITLCFEAHQAEHWEARFE; translated from the coding sequence ATGACAGCAAACAATAATTGGCTCAAGTGGGCTGTCCGCCTACAGGCCTTGGCGCAGACGGGTCTTGCTTATGGTAAGGATGTCTATGATATAGAACGATTTGAAGAAATTCGCCAGATAGCAGCAGAAATGCTGGTGGAGCCGTCGGGCTTACCACTAGAGCAAGTAGAAGAATTGTTTTGTAACGAAATAGGCTATCAAACGCCCAAACTCGATACACGCGCAGCTATTATCCAAGACCAAAAAATCCTCTTGGTTCAAGAAAATGATGGCTTGTGGTCTTTACCTGGAGGCTGGTGTGATGTCGATTGCTCGACCATGGAAAATGTGATTAAGGAAGTGCGAGAAGAGGCTGGGCTTGATGTCGAGGTTGTGCGTCTGGTGGCCATTTTGGACAAAGCAAAGAGCAATCCTAGCAGGTCTGCTCACCATGTGACCAAGGTCTTTTACCTATGCCGAGCACTCGGTGGAGAATTTCAAGCCAATTCTGAGACAGTTGCGAGCGCCTATTTTGCCTTGGAGGATTTGCCTGATCTGTCCGTTGGGAAAAATACAGCAGAACAGATAACTCTCTGCTTTGAAGCGCATCAGGCAGAGCACTGGGAAGCACGATTTGAGTGA
- a CDS encoding TIGR01457 family HAD-type hydrolase has product MSYKGYLIDLDGTIYKGKDRIPAGERFVHALQERKLPYLFVTNNTTRRPETVQTMLQEQFNIDTPLETIYTASLATVDYMKQLGKEKTAYVIGEEGLKSAILEAGYVKETDNPAYVVVGLDTDLTYEKLTIATLAIQKGAVFIGTNPDLNIPTERGLLPGAGSLIALLEAATRVKPTIIGKPQAIIMDNALAILGTKQSETLMVGDNYLTDIRAGIDNDFPTLLVLTGFTKPEEVATLPVAPTHVLNSLDEWSFDEN; this is encoded by the coding sequence ATGAGTTATAAAGGATATTTAATTGATTTGGATGGGACCATTTACAAGGGAAAGGACCGCATTCCAGCAGGTGAGCGCTTTGTTCATGCTCTTCAGGAACGCAAACTCCCCTATCTCTTTGTGACGAATAATACTACCCGCAGACCAGAAACCGTTCAGACCATGTTGCAGGAGCAGTTTAACATCGATACCCCACTTGAGACCATTTATACTGCCAGTCTTGCGACTGTTGATTATATGAAGCAGCTGGGAAAGGAAAAGACGGCTTATGTGATTGGAGAAGAGGGGTTGAAATCAGCGATTCTTGAAGCAGGCTATGTGAAAGAAACAGATAATCCTGCTTATGTCGTGGTCGGACTTGATACTGATTTAACCTATGAAAAATTGACCATTGCAACTTTGGCGATTCAAAAAGGTGCGGTATTTATTGGGACCAATCCTGATTTAAATATCCCGACTGAACGAGGACTCTTGCCGGGAGCAGGCTCTTTGATTGCCTTGCTAGAAGCAGCAACGCGGGTCAAGCCAACCATTATCGGCAAACCCCAAGCCATTATCATGGACAATGCCCTTGCGATTTTAGGAACTAAGCAGAGCGAGACCCTCATGGTTGGGGATAATTATTTGACAGATATCCGGGCAGGAATTGACAATGACTTTCCAACGCTTCTTGTCTTAACAGGTTTTACCAAACCTGAAGAGGTGGCAACACTCCCAGTAGCACCGACCCATGTGCTGAATAGCCTAGATGAATGGAGTTTCGATGAAAACTAA
- a CDS encoding TIGR01906 family membrane protein, whose translation MKTKFSVVASLFFLLSVSVVATIYLAWLFYPLEIKWLGLEQVVYMKSADISYNFNILLRYLTLPWDQTLSMPNFPSSADGLHHFQQVKWLFHLAQAVVLVSLPGFLSFWKNVVKKGYGSLYRPVFLTAAVLPIVIGIFGVIIGFDSFFTLFHQVLFAGDSSWLFNPNTDSVIYILPAEFFLHCFLLFFALYEGLCLGMLVKCKSKRKSR comes from the coding sequence ATGAAAACTAAATTTTCAGTAGTGGCCAGTTTGTTTTTTCTATTGTCAGTGTCCGTTGTGGCGACAATCTACCTAGCTTGGCTTTTCTATCCTCTAGAAATCAAGTGGTTGGGCTTGGAACAAGTCGTTTACATGAAGAGCGCAGACATCAGCTATAATTTCAATATCCTCCTGCGCTATCTGACTTTACCGTGGGATCAGACGCTCTCCATGCCCAATTTTCCCTCGTCAGCAGACGGCTTACACCATTTTCAGCAGGTCAAGTGGCTCTTCCACCTTGCTCAGGCTGTTGTATTAGTAAGTCTGCCTGGCTTTCTATCTTTTTGGAAAAACGTTGTGAAAAAAGGATATGGTAGCTTATATCGCCCTGTTTTTCTGACAGCAGCTGTTTTGCCGATTGTGATCGGTATCTTTGGTGTCATCATCGGGTTTGACAGTTTTTTTACCCTCTTTCACCAAGTCCTCTTTGCAGGTGATAGTAGCTGGCTATTTAATCCGAATACAGATTCTGTTATCTATATTTTACCAGCGGAATTTTTCTTGCATTGTTTCTTGCTCTTTTTCGCCTTATACGAGGGGCTGTGTCTGGGGATGCTAGTGAAATGCAAGTCGAAAAGAAAATCTCGGTAA
- the rpsU gene encoding 30S ribosomal protein S21, translated as MSKTVVRKNESLDDALRRFKRAVTKAGTLQETRKREFYEKPSVKRKRKSEAARKRKKF; from the coding sequence ATGTCAAAAACAGTTGTACGCAAGAACGAATCACTTGATGATGCTCTTCGTCGTTTCAAACGTGCGGTTACTAAAGCTGGTACTCTTCAAGAAACACGCAAACGCGAATTCTACGAAAAACCATCTGTAAAACGTAAACGCAAATCAGAAGCAGCTCGTAAGCGTAAAAAATTCTAA
- the galE gene encoding UDP-glucose 4-epimerase GalE produces MSILVTGGAGYIGSHTVVELLKLGKEVVIVDNLSNSSLLVLDRIKEITGKRPTFYKLDVADKDALRAVFEKEEIDSAIHFAGYKAVGESVAKPIMYYENNIMSTLALVEVMAEFGVKKVVFSSSATVYGLNNPSPLGETMPTSATNPYGYTKVMLEQILRDVEVADSEWSIALLRYFNPIGAHESGLIGEDPAGIPNNLMPFIAQVAVGKRPELSVFGDDYDTVDGTGVRDYIHVVDLALGHIKALEKIADTRGVYTYNLGSGQGTSVLELVQAFEKVNGVPIPYKIVDRRPGDIATCFANSDKALAELDWKTEKTIEDMCRDTWNWQSKNPNGYEK; encoded by the coding sequence ATGAGTATTTTAGTAACAGGTGGTGCAGGCTACATCGGTAGCCATACCGTGGTTGAATTGTTGAAGCTAGGAAAAGAAGTGGTCATTGTTGATAATTTGTCCAATTCAAGTTTACTCGTCTTAGATCGTATCAAAGAAATAACTGGTAAGCGGCCTACCTTCTATAAGTTGGATGTGGCAGATAAGGATGCCCTTCGTGCTGTATTTGAAAAAGAAGAGATTGACTCTGCCATTCACTTTGCAGGCTACAAGGCAGTTGGTGAGTCGGTGGCCAAGCCTATCATGTATTATGAAAACAACATCATGAGCACCCTAGCCTTGGTAGAAGTTATGGCTGAGTTTGGCGTGAAAAAAGTGGTCTTTAGCTCAAGTGCGACGGTCTATGGTCTGAACAATCCTTCTCCACTCGGTGAAACGATGCCGACCAGCGCGACTAACCCTTACGGTTATACCAAGGTTATGTTGGAGCAAATCCTGCGTGATGTAGAAGTAGCAGACTCTGAATGGAGCATTGCTCTACTTCGCTATTTCAATCCAATCGGAGCGCACGAATCAGGCTTGATTGGGGAAGACCCTGCGGGGATTCCAAACAATCTGATGCCCTTTATTGCTCAGGTAGCTGTCGGGAAACGTCCTGAATTGAGCGTATTTGGTGATGACTATGACACAGTAGACGGAACAGGTGTCCGTGATTATATCCACGTCGTTGATTTGGCGCTCGGTCATATCAAGGCCTTGGAGAAGATTGCAGATACAAGAGGTGTTTATACTTATAACCTTGGATCAGGTCAGGGAACGAGTGTGCTGGAGTTGGTACAGGCTTTTGAAAAAGTCAATGGTGTTCCTATCCCATACAAGATTGTGGACCGTCGTCCTGGCGACATTGCTACCTGCTTTGCAAATAGCGACAAGGCTTTAGCTGAACTCGACTGGAAGACCGAAAAAACCATTGAAGACATGTGCCGTGACACATGGAATTGGCAATCCAAGAACCCGAACGGGTATGAGAAATAA
- a CDS encoding Crp/Fnr family transcriptional regulator gives MTSDLQTIATILETEPVIFQLLKQCPYEILRMIRVRCYRDGEFELAEGQIHHHFYIIVRGEVDIYSESEYGKKYFLTTYHTGNFIGEMEIFQQLPYISHVQGRGQVTVLELERSLLLRWMSLDQNFNRLFIQKICESSYQMCERMKRNNLYNLKQRICYYLLEQFDLRNQRDIIWNSEEMSQKMAVTQRSVNRVLKELREQGIIYLSQGKIHLINRSKLETLLR, from the coding sequence ATGACGTCTGATTTGCAAACCATTGCGACAATTTTAGAAACGGAACCTGTTATTTTCCAATTGCTAAAACAATGTCCTTATGAAATTTTACGGATGATTCGGGTCCGCTGTTATAGGGATGGAGAATTCGAACTAGCTGAGGGACAAATTCATCACCATTTTTATATCATCGTACGAGGAGAAGTGGATATTTACTCGGAGTCAGAGTATGGCAAGAAATACTTTTTGACGACCTACCATACGGGAAACTTTATTGGAGAAATGGAGATTTTCCAGCAACTACCTTATATTAGCCATGTTCAAGGGAGGGGACAAGTAACGGTCTTGGAGCTGGAACGCTCTCTTTTACTTCGTTGGATGTCGTTAGATCAAAATTTTAATCGTCTCTTTATCCAGAAGATTTGCGAAAGCTCTTATCAGATGTGTGAGCGGATGAAGCGCAATAATCTGTACAATCTAAAGCAGCGAATTTGCTATTATTTGTTGGAACAGTTTGACTTGCGCAACCAGCGAGATATTATTTGGAATTCAGAAGAGATGAGCCAGAAAATGGCTGTTACTCAACGGAGTGTTAATCGCGTCTTGAAAGAATTGCGAGAACAAGGCATCATCTATCTTTCACAAGGGAAGATTCATCTTATCAATCGCTCAAAATTAGAAACCTTATTACGTTAG
- a CDS encoding nucleoside phosphorylase has translation MQPHIRCGKEHAARYAILPGDPMRVDRVAEFLDNAVSIAFNREHKSVRGTYKGIPVLVVSTGMGGPSTGIAVEELHNIGVTHMIRIGSCGALQEPIELGDLLILNGAVRDEGTSKAYIDTAFPAIPDTKVLVALIRAAETQGIRHHIGIGRSHDSFYTDREEAIDAYWSKQGVLGADMESAALFTIGALRGVKTGSILNTVALFEGDLGQDINGYVNGDDLAASGEKNEILTALEAIVLLENEKKES, from the coding sequence ATGCAACCTCATATTCGTTGTGGAAAAGAGCATGCAGCACGATATGCGATTTTACCAGGAGATCCGATGCGGGTTGACCGAGTCGCGGAGTTTTTAGACAATGCAGTTTCAATCGCCTTTAATCGGGAGCATAAAAGTGTTCGCGGGACTTATAAGGGAATTCCTGTTCTTGTTGTGTCTACAGGTATGGGAGGCCCCTCGACGGGAATTGCGGTGGAGGAGTTACACAATATAGGAGTGACTCACATGATTCGGATTGGCTCTTGTGGAGCTTTACAAGAGCCGATTGAACTAGGTGATCTGCTGATTTTAAATGGAGCTGTTCGAGATGAAGGGACTTCAAAAGCTTACATTGACACAGCTTTCCCAGCAATTCCAGATACCAAGGTTTTAGTTGCTTTGATACGAGCTGCTGAGACACAAGGAATTAGGCATCATATTGGTATTGGTCGCAGTCATGATAGCTTTTACACCGACCGGGAAGAAGCAATTGATGCGTATTGGTCTAAACAAGGTGTGCTGGGAGCAGATATGGAAAGTGCAGCCCTCTTTACAATCGGTGCACTCAGAGGAGTCAAAACAGGTTCTATTTTAAATACCGTAGCCTTGTTTGAGGGAGATCTGGGTCAGGACATCAATGGCTATGTCAATGGGGATGATTTGGCAGCAAGTGGAGAAAAAAATGAAATCCTGACCGCTCTTGAAGCAATTGTTCTTTTAGAAAATGAAAAGAAGGAGTCTTGA
- a CDS encoding ECF transporter S component, translating to MNWKQNNPWSLKFNTAALVLIPAGVGINYIGKLFAGVLKLPLWLDSIGTCLSACLAGPVVGAIVGIMNNVIYGLTVDPIATVYALTNAALGITVGCMAYYGSMKKLSGALLTGIVAGLAAVLVSTPLNMIFWGGTTGNLWGDLVYAGMLSQNYPVWLASFMDEVVVDIPDKIVVLILVLSLYKSLPKSLLSLYQTNSVIESLD from the coding sequence ATGAATTGGAAACAGAATAATCCGTGGTCGCTAAAGTTTAATACTGCCGCACTCGTGTTGATTCCAGCTGGGGTAGGGATTAACTATATTGGTAAACTCTTTGCAGGGGTACTGAAACTACCGCTTTGGCTCGATTCAATTGGGACCTGTCTATCAGCTTGTTTGGCTGGACCAGTAGTAGGAGCTATTGTAGGAATCATGAATAATGTCATCTATGGCTTGACGGTTGATCCGATTGCTACTGTATATGCTCTCACCAATGCTGCACTAGGAATTACGGTTGGCTGTATGGCCTACTATGGTAGTATGAAAAAATTAAGCGGGGCTCTTCTAACGGGGATTGTCGCAGGTCTTGCTGCGGTCCTTGTTTCCACGCCTTTGAACATGATTTTCTGGGGTGGAACAACAGGAAATCTTTGGGGAGATTTAGTTTATGCTGGTATGCTATCTCAAAACTATCCTGTTTGGCTCGCTTCTTTTATGGATGAAGTCGTGGTAGACATTCCTGATAAAATAGTCGTCCTCATTCTTGTATTGAGTCTTTATAAGAGCTTGCCAAAGAGTCTTTTATCACTCTACCAGACCAACAGTGTGATTGAGAGTTTAGATTAG